The following nucleotide sequence is from Cucumis melo cultivar AY chromosome 1, USDA_Cmelo_AY_1.0, whole genome shotgun sequence.
TTGGTTAGTTCAAGCTGTAACTCATACGGTGATTGCTATATTGATCACTAGTGAAAGAACATTTGAAGCTACTAGGCATCCCTTAACACTCCGGCTTTATTGGGCAGCAAATTTTATCATTGTTTGTCTCTTTACTGCATCTGGGATTGTTCGTCTAGTTTCTGCCAAAGAAACTGGGGAACCCAACTTAAGgttggatgacattgttttcaTAGTTTTTTTGCCATTGTCAATGGTTCTTTTTTATATAGCCATTGAAGGATCAACCGGCACTATGATGACCACAACAGTACAAGAAATTAATAAAGATGGCGAGGAATTTGAACCCCCAAATGAATCCAATGTGACTGCCTATGCTTCAGCTTCTTCACTGTCTAAACTACTCTGGCTTTGGATGAACCCTTTGCTTAAAAAAGGTTATGCAGCTCCTTTAGCTATTGACCAAGTACCGTCACTTTCTCCAGAACATAGCGCTGCAACGAGGCTAGCAATATTTGAATCAAAATGGCCTAAACCAAATGAGAGATCTGAGCATCCCGTTCAAACCACATTGTTTCGGTGTTTCTGGAAAGATATTCTCTTCACTGGTGTTCTTGCAGTCATCCGTCTTGGTGTCATGTTTTTGGGGCCTGTCCTTATCCAAAGTTTTGTTGATTATACTGCTGGAAAAAGAAGCTCCCCTTATGAAGGATACTACCTCATATTGACCCTCATGTTTGCTAAATTTTTTGAAGTGTTAACTACTCATCACTTCAACTTCAGCTCCCAGAAGCTGGGAATGCTTATTCGGTGTACCCTTATTACTTCAATATACAAGAAAGGCCTAAAGTTATCCTCATCCGCTAGACAGGCTCATGGGATTGGACAGATAGTAAATTATATGGCTGTAGATGCCCAGCAACTTTCAGATATGATGCGACAATTACATGCTATATGGTTGACACCATTTCAGGTTGCTATAGCCTTTGCACTTTTGTATGCCTATATTGGTGCTGCAGTGGTTGCTGCAGCAGTTGGACTTTTGGCTGTCtttttgtttattctttttACTACCAAGAATAACAATAGGTTCATGAGGCAAGTGATGATGGGTCGTGATTCAAGGATGAAAGCAACAAATGAGATGCTTAACAATATGCGTGTGATTAAGTTCCAAGCATGGGAGGAACATTTTCAAAGAAGAGTTGAAACTTTTCGTGGGACTGAGTTTAAATGGCTTTCCAACTTCATGTATTCAGTATCTACCACTATGGTGGTGCTGGGGAGCGCTCCAGCGCTGATATCAACTGTTACCTTTGGTTGTGCAATCCTCTTAGGCATTCAGCTGGATGCGGGGACAGTGTTTACAGTTATGAGTCTCTTCAGACTTGTGCAAGAGCCTATCAGAAACTTCCCCCAGTCTTTAATCTCATTGTCTCAAGCGGTAATATCACTTGGAAGGTTGGACAGTTTCATGTTGAGTCGGGAGTTGGCGGAGGATTCAGTGGAGAGGGAAGTAGGCTGTGACAATGGGATAGCAGTGGAGGTTCTAGACGGGTCATTTAGCTGGGACAACGAGGATGGAGAAGTTCtgaaaaatataaactttaatgTTAGGAAAGGAGAACTTACAGCTGTTGTTGGCATTGTGGGATCTGGTAAATCTTCTCTTTTGGCTTCCATTCTAGGCGAGATGCACAAAATATCTGGAAGGGTATGATTCTTTTTCAGTCCATGACTGCAAGTGAAAAAGATTGTTGTTATTTTAgcattttgcatgtaaattagaataatttatgatAACTTTGTCACCCCAAATCTCTTTCTACGAACAGGTTCGGGTATGTGGGAGAACGGCTTATGTTGCCCAAACTTCATGGATACAGAATGGAACAATTGAAGAGAACATATTGTTTGGTTTGCCAATGGACAGAAAAAGATATAGCGAAGTAATCCGAGTTTGTTGCCTGGAAAAGGATTTAGAAATGATGGAATTTGGAGATCAAACGGAGATTGGTGAACGCGGTATTAATCTAAGTGGTGGCCAGAAACAGAGAATACAACTTGCCAGAGCTGTATACCAAGACTGCGACATTTATCTCCTGGACGATGTGTTTAGTGCTGTTGATGCTCACACTGGGTCAGAAATATTCAAGGTGAGAAGTGACAATAACACGTGAACAAAATACTTTTCACCTTGTTTAAGATACACTTAAAACATCTACTTAAAAGTACTTATTGTGTAGGGTATAACGTAAAGGGTTCTATTCTAAAACACgttttatcaaaatattttttgtgcatttattttaaaatctttcccAAATATGCTTTTAAGGCAACATCTAAGGCAAGAAGTTGATTATTATAGTCCTAGTTTATGATAGCTTGTGTTGTAGTATGTGTTTGAAGTGTAAACTATTTTTGTTTGAGAAGGAAACAGTAaacattttaaaacaaaataaaaaaaatgatcaatctaaaatagtaaaaactgTAGCAATTAGTAAATATTGTAGCAAACGTGAGTTTTGAAATAATGTTGATCGTGTTTAATTGAGAAGTACAAAATAGTACCATAGCTTTGAAATAATGTTGACCGTGTTTAATTGAGAAGTACAAAATAGTACCATAGCAAGAGGTGATTATTATAGTCTTAGGATAGTCTTTGCCCCAAATGCCCACTTAATGTAAGAATAATATTAACTCCTCATATATTGGGTGCATCTTTCTCCATATTTTTCACTTATATTATTGTCTTTTGTACGTCACTTGCTCTATAGTAGAACCAATCATCTCATAGACCACGCCATGGAAGCAGTGTTTCTTCTTTATGAATTTATACTGTCTTTGCTGTGGTGCCTTAAAGGATCAGTGGTTGTGATAAAGCTGTTCTTGTTGCCATTTCACATAAATTGATGTTCATCTAATTTCTATATGATATTTTCGAAGGAGTGTGTTAGGGGAATTCTCAGAGACAAGACTATCATACTTGTGACTCACCAAGTTGATTTCTTGCACAATGTGGACCTTATCTTAGTAAGTAcattatttataaaacaattcctTTTGGTAAATGTTTCTAAAGCAAAAGATGCCTTGCAGTTTGAGGACTGAATTTTGGTGCAACTTCTTGTAGGTAATGCGAGATGGGATGGTTGTTCAATTGGGGAAGTACAATGATTTATTAAGTACTGGAACAGATTTCGAGGCCTTGGTTGCTGCACATGAAACCTCCATGGGAAGTGTGGAAAATGGCACTGCTGAAGCAGTCGAAAACCTTCCCTTGCCACAAAAAAATTCATCCAAGAACAGGAAGGTCAATGGTGAAAACAATGTGATTGATACGCCAAACATAAATAAGGGTTCTTCTAAGCTCATCCAAGATGAAGAGAAGGAAACAGGAAGAGTTGGTTGGGAACTCTACAAAGTTTACTGCACAGAGGCCTTTGGATGGTGGGGTGTGGCTGTTGTGCTGGGACTAACTTTAGCAGGGCAATTGTCATCCATGTCTAGAGACTACTGGCTAGCATATGAAACTTCAGATGAGAATGCCAAATCATTTGATTCCTCGCTTTTCATTACCGTG
It contains:
- the LOC103492821 gene encoding ABC transporter C family member 14-like, whose protein sequence is MASVSWFTLLSCTAGAYPSTTSQWLQFTFLSPCPQRAFLSSVDILFLLLIMLFGAQKLYSKFTAEGQPDCNLSERLIEKNRARLETTIQFKLSLILSILFAIICVVFCIIAFTTSKQSQWKLTNGLFWLVQAVTHTVIAILITSERTFEATRHPLTLRLYWAANFIIVCLFTASGIVRLVSAKETGEPNLRLDDIVFIVFLPLSMVLFYIAIEGSTGTMMTTTVQEINKDGEEFEPPNESNVTAYASASSLSKLLWLWMNPLLKKGYAAPLAIDQVPSLSPEHSAATRLAIFESKWPKPNERSEHPVQTTLFRCFWKDILFTGVLAVIRLGVMFLGPVLIQSFVDYTAGKRSSPYEGYYLILTLMFAKFFEVLTTHHFNFSSQKLGMLIRCTLITSIYKKGLKLSSSARQAHGIGQIVNYMAVDAQQLSDMMRQLHAIWLTPFQVAIAFALLYAYIGAAVVAAAVGLLAVFLFILFTTKNNNRFMRQVMMGRDSRMKATNEMLNNMRVIKFQAWEEHFQRRVETFRGTEFKWLSNFMYSVSTTMVVLGSAPALISTVTFGCAILLGIQLDAGTVFTVMSLFRLVQEPIRNFPQSLISLSQAVISLGRLDSFMLSRELAEDSVEREVGCDNGIAVEVLDGSFSWDNEDGEVLKNINFNVRKGELTAVVGIVGSGKSSLLASILGEMHKISGRVRVCGRTAYVAQTSWIQNGTIEENILFGLPMDRKRYSEVIRVCCLEKDLEMMEFGDQTEIGERGINLSGGQKQRIQLARAVYQDCDIYLLDDVFSAVDAHTGSEIFKECVRGILRDKTIILVTHQVDFLHNVDLILVMRDGMVVQLGKYNDLLSTGTDFEALVAAHETSMGSVENGTAEAVENLPLPQKNSSKNRKVNGENNVIDTPNINKGSSKLIQDEEKETGRVGWELYKVYCTEAFGWWGVAVVLGLTLAGQLSSMSRDYWLAYETSDENAKSFDSSLFITVYAILSSISLVLVAFRSFGTTFLGLKTAKVFFSQILNCILHAPMSFFDTTPSGRILSRASNDQTNIDVFIPFFLGNTLVMYFAVLGIIIIICQYSWPTAFFLIPLGWLNVWYRGYFLSSSRELTRLDGITKAPIIHHFSESITGVMTIRSFEKQELFCQENINRVNANLRMDFHNNGSNEWLGFRLELLGSLFLCISTLFMILLPSSIINPATVGLSLSYGLSLNTVLFWAIYMSCFIENKMVSVERIKQFTIIPSEAKWRMKEELPPPSWPTHGDVHLQDLMVRYRPNTPLVLKGITLSIHGGEKIGVVGRTGSGKSTLVQVFFRLVEPSGGKIIVDGVDIGTIGLHDLRSRFGIIPQEPVLFEGTVRSNIDPIGQHTDEEIWKSLERCQLKDIVAAKPVKLDSSVVANGDNWSVGQRQLLCLGRVMLKHSQLLFMDEATASVDSQTDAVIQKIIREDFVMCTIISIAHRIPTVMDCDRVLVVDAGLAKEFDKPSKLLEKPSLFGGLVQEYANRSTDL